TCTGGGTCAGGTTAGAGCCAAACTCATCTAATGTCGGGGTCTTGGTGCGCCCGCTACTTTGCCCCGCAGAGACTTCTGCCGTCTCTCCCAGCATTCTAATCACTTGCGTCCGCACTTTCGTGAGGTCAACCCCTAGGTTTTCCAACACTCTGGCAGCAACCCCTTCTCCTTCTCGGATCAGACCCAGTAGCAGGTGTTCCGTCCCTATGTAGTTATGCCCTAGTTGGCGAGCTTCTTCTAGAGATAACTCCAGGACGCGCTTGGCTCTGGGGGTGAACGGAATTTCTACCGCCACAAAGCCAGAACCACGACCGATAATTTTTTCCACCTCAATCCGAGCATCCTTGAGGTTGACGCCCATAGATTTCAGGACTTTGGCGGCGACGCCGGTTCCTTCTCCAATTAGACCCAGGAGGATCTGCTCCGTACCGACGAAGTTGTGTCCCAGGCGACGAGCTTCTTCCTGGGCCAGCATGATTACCTTAATGGCTTTTTCTGTGAAGCGTTCAAACATGGCGGATTTCGTTTCCCCTGCTGCGTGCCTGTAATGGTGATTCTAGCATAGGGTTTTTATCCGGCTGTCACATTGAAGATAGATGAAATCTATCCCGCAAGATTTTTCTGACTTTGTTGGTAGAACTCAGCGATCGCTAGTCTCTCGCTACTATCTAAAGTTAGAAAATTGACGGGGCAAAAAAGTGAGTAAATTGACACATTGGCAAAAAACGCCAGTTGAACCACCATGTCCCCTACAACCTTATAACCGAACCTTATAACCGTCAACCTTCTATCCTTTAACTTCATCGGCTTCCAAGAACTGCCGATGAGAGTAACGGAAGCGATCGCCAATTGAGGAATGCCAGTCGCTTAAGGTTTGCGGAAATTCGGGTGCTTGAAGACCGCTACGCCACAAAATCAAAGCATCTTCGCCCGTATCTTTGTAATAGCGCCGACGCCTACCAACTTCCTGAAACCCAAATTTCTCGTAGAGAGACTGGGCAGGTCGATTCGATGCTCTCACCTCCAGCGTTGCCCACTCCAACCGGCGCTTCCAGGCTTTTTTGAGCAAGGCATAAAGCAGTGCCTGCCCCAAGCCCTGACCCCGATAGTTGGGATGCACTCCCAAAATCGTAATGTGCGCCTCCTCTAAGATTGCCCAGAGACATCCGATGCCCACGAGCGATCGCTCTAGAGGCGGAGCTCCTTCCGGACTCAATGCAGTCGGGGCGGCGTTTTCCCCCACGTACTGAGTGGATTGACCGATTACCTCTGGTTCCTTGCCGCTAAATTCTTCTATAACTAGCAAGTCACTATTGGGACTTTCTAACTCTCGCTTGTAACCGTCTAGAGTCCAGAGTTGACCAAAACACAGTTGGTCTAGTTCCACTACCGCCAAGAGCTGCTCTGCTGTCAGCGGCTGAAGTTGCAAAAAAGTCACAGTTTTCAATTGTAGACTGAAAAACAAGACGCATTCACGCCTGTTAAGCATCCAAGGACAACTATTAGATCATGTTATCGACTCAACCAGTCGGGGTTCAAAATTCTGGACGGCAATATTTACCGCTTACGCCTACAACCCGTACAGACGCAAATCATCACGTCAGTGTAGATCGCTCACCCAATCAGGAACTTTTGCCCCTGACGTCTGGGGTTAACAGCCGCGACTGCCTGGAAATTGGTGGTTGTGACGTCACGAAACTCGTGCAGCAATTTGGTTCGCCCCTTTATATTTTGGACGAAGAAACGCTGCGGACAGCTTGTCGTCAATATCGGGATGGTTTAAGCCGCTATTATGGCGGTGAATCTCAGGTACTGTATGCTTCTAAAGCCTGGAGTTGTCTAGCCGTTTGCGCGATCGCTGCGAGTGAAGGCTTGGGGATCGATGTCGTCTCTGGCGGCGAACTCTACACGGCGCTGCAAGCTGGCGTCAGTCCCGACAAAATTTATTTTCACGGCAATAACAAATCCCGTGAAGAACTGACTCTAGCGGTTGAAACCGGCTGCACGATTGTAGTGGACAACTGGTTAGAGCTACGCACCCTCGCGGCTTTGGAATCGGGACAAGCGCCTAAGGAATCAGAGATTAACCCCTCTAATCATCCAAAATCCAAAATCCGGATCATGCTGCGGTTCACCCCTGGCATTGAATGTCACACTCACGAATACATCCGCACCGGACACCTCGATAGCAAATTTGGCTTCGATCCTAACCAATTAGAGGAAGTCTTTGCTTTTATCAGCCAGCAGTCAACTTTAGATTGTATCGGGTTGCACGCCCATATCGGTTCCCAAATCTTTGAGCGCCAACCCCATCACGATCTCGCAGGGGTTTTGGTGGAGTGGTTTAAAAAAGCAGCCACCAATGGATTGCCCGTCAAAGAGTTAAATGTCGGGGGTGGCTTAGGAATTCGTTACACCGAATCAGACGATCCTCCCAGTATTGACGAGTGGGTAAAAACTGTCAGCGATGCCATTACCGCAGCCTGCCAATCCCAACAAATCCCCTTACCTAAATTATTGTGCGAACCAGGGCGATCGCTCATTGGGACTGCCTGCGTCACCGCCTACACCGTAGGCTCATCAAAGGTCGTTCCAGACATCCGCACCTACCTATCCGTTGATGGCGGAATGTCTGACAATCCCCGTCCCATCACCTACCAATCCCTGTATCGAGCCGTTGTTGCCAACCGGATGTCGGCACCCTTGACAGAAACTGTCACCCTTGCCGGTAAACACTGCGAATCTGGAGACATTCTGATCAAAGAAGCATCGCTGCCGAAAACTGAGCCGGGAGATATTCTCGTCGTCATGGGCACAGGTGCCTACAATTACAGCATGGCTTCTAATTACAATCGCCTGTCTCGTCCGGCAGCGGTTTTAGTAGGTCGAGGAGAAGCTAATCTGATTTTGCAGAGGGAAACCTACCAGGATGTAATTCGGCAGGATCGTCTACCTGAGCGATTAGTAGTTAGTTAGATTGGGAATTTTTTGCACCAATGCGGTCAACTAAAATCCCTGCCGCTTAGTCTCTTCTCAATCAAAGGAGGGAGGCTTTTCTCCCCTTTCGTCAAGGAGAGGGTAGGGGAATACATATACATAGCTCTCATGCTCTTTGACATGAGGGCTATGTAGGGGCGCACAGCTCACGCAAACGCTCTTACCATGTGTGTTGAACGCAATGGAAAACCGCTATATAGTCGATTAATGGAAGATGTTAGTCATCGGAAAATCCTACGACTCACTACCTAATTCGCTACTACCCAAGGGGGCGCTTCAGCTAAAATCGAGCTTTAAGGGAAAAAGAAAGTAAAAAATAGAAGCAGTAATTAGCTATTAACTGTTTAGCTGGGACGTAACCACAGGTACACTAGATTTAGACTCTAAACAGTTAATTCAAGCCAATAGCTAACTGCTCTCCTTGCTTTTTACATTCTTGCCTTCTGCCTTTAAACTCGCCCGTATCCAGCAAACTTCAGCAAATCTGATAAGGTTCAATGAATTTGGGTCCCGGTCAAGACCCTCCCGGAACTTCGACCTTGTTGCTTCAAAGCATTGATATTGTTTTAGTTCTCATCCTCACGTATCTGGTGCTACTCTTTATCGGGGAGCGTCGCACATTGTGGATGGTACGGGGTTTGATTGTCTTAATGCTAGCCTCAGCCGTGAGTAATCGCCTGGGGCTGGTACTGTTGAGTTTTGTCCTGGAAAAGTTGGTAGTTGGCTCGGCTGTGGCGATGGCTGTCATTTTCCAGTCAGAATTTCGTCGGTTTCTGGAACAATTGGGCAGGGGAGAACTGATGCAGTTGCTGCAACCCTCCCGACGAGCGATTCCCAAAGCAGATAGTGTTATTGATGAAATTGTGGATGCGGTCAAGGAATTGTCCCAAAACCGCACGGGTGCTTTGATCGTACTGGAAACGACCGGGCCAATTGATGAGCGGGATTTTTCCGTTCAAGGCGTCAAATTAAATGCTGAGGTTTCTAAGGAAATCCTACAAACTATCTTTCAAACATCTACGCTCCTGCACGACGGCGCAATATTCATTAGTGGCTCCCGCATTGTTGCCGCTGGGGTGATTTTGCCCCTTTCTGAGCGCACGGCGTCGCGGCAGCTGGGGACGCGGCACCGGGCAGCAATGGGAATTACGGAGCGGGTCGAAAATTGCCTATGTATCGTTGTATCTGAAGAAACCGGCTCTATTTCTTTAGCGGAGAGGGGGGGACTGAATCGCCCCCTAACCAGCAGTAAACTGAAAGAACTCTTAGAGACGCGATTCTCCACGTCAAGCGAAGAGAGGGCCGTCGCCCCCGGTCTACGCAGTTTGGGACGTCAGATTAGCGATCGGGGAAAGGCACTGGTTTCGCGTTTGCTTCGTCTTCCACCACCGGGTTCTCGTGACAAGAAATGACTTCAAAATCAACTGTCTTACAAAATTTGCCTGCTGACCTCGATCGAGACCGCCTGCCCAAACATGTGGCAGTAATCATGGATGGAAATGGTCGATGGGCCAAACGCCAAGGGCTACCTCGAATTATGGGCCATCGGCGGGGGGTCTATGCGCTGAAGGATTTACTGCGCTGCTGTAAGGATTGGGGAATTCCAGCGCTGACTGCTTATGCGTTTTCTACGGAAAATTGGAAACGACCGCTGGAAGAGGTTGATTTTTTAATGACCTTGTTTGAGGGGGTGTTGCGGCAGGAACTCCGGGAAATGGTGCAGGAGAATGTGCGAATCAACTTTATGGGAAATTTAGCTGATTTACCGCGAAGTCTCCAGGTAGAAATTGAGCGGTCAATGGCTGAAACTCAGCACAATGCCAGCATTCAGTTTACTGTGGCAACTAATTATGGGGGACGCCAGGAAATTCTGCAAGCTTGTCGAGCGATCGCGACTCAGGTGCAGGAAGGTGTTTTACAGCCTGATGAAATTGATGAAGCTTTGTTTTCACGCCACCTCTATACTGCCAAAGTTGGCGATCCTGACCTACTGATTCGCACCAGCGGGGAAATGCGCCTCTCGAACTTCCTGCTCTGGCAATTAGCTTATGCGGAACTCTATATCACAGAGACGCTGTGGCCTGATTTTGACCGGGCGGAGTTTCACCAGGCTTTGTGTGCCTATCAACAGCGCGATCGCCGTTTCGGCAAAGTATGAAGATTGGCAAAGTATAAGTAAATTTGTAGAGACGCGAGCTATCGCGTCTCTGTTTTGACTGATTTCTGGAATTTAAGATTCAAAACTCAAAACTACTTTCTAAGGGCCTGCAAAGACGGCGTCTTCTACATCTTGGCGAGTCAGAGAATATTTGAAGGAGCGCAGGATATCTCGTCCGCCTTCACCCGCTTCTAGATAGCGCACGGTTAGCTCCTCCACATCTAGAGACAGCTCTGCTTTCCAAAAAGGTCTAGCAATGTGCCAACAGTGCAGCTGAGTTCGGTCTTGTTGACATCCCATCTTTTTGAGCCACTGTTCAATATCAGGTAAGGGATGGTTATAGAGAGGCGTATCAGCAGTGGGAAGAGTCATAGGTCGTTTTAATTTGGTTAGGGGCGGATTGTCCCAAATTATCTGTCATCCGGCAAGTAGATTGAATCAACTCGCTTGTTTTGAGGGATGAGTGGGGCAAGGCGCGACCCAGATGCCACAGGTTTAGATAGATGATGAGGATGAACAGGAAGATGAGGAGTCGCCTGCTGCTCGACTGGTTGCAGGGTTTCTAGCCTGGAAACTTGGAAGGCGGCTTCTCCTCGCGTTAAGCCAATGGCGATCGCTAACAATAGGCAACCCACAAAGGTTAAACCCATAATGAATAGGACAAAAATCTCTCCTGGAGAGAGGGGGCGATCGGTTGGATCTAAATAGGCTGAGGAAGAATATGCCTTTTTTGCTTGGGAAACCGAAGAATTCAAGTTTGGCGGTGCTTGAATTACGCTAATGCGGGAATAGCCAATTTTTAGGTCATAAGCCAGTCGCCGTTGTGGATTGCTGAGGGTGGAATAGGCTTCATTGAGCTGCTGGAACTTAGCGGTTGCTATGTTAGCAGGTAATTCTGTGGTATCGGGATGGTAGTGTTTGCTTAATTCTCGATATGCCCGTCGAATTTCGATCGGGGACGCCGAAGGGTGCAGCCCTAGCAAGGCGTAATGACTGGTCGCCAAGGTTGTTTGATACGGCATCCGGCGACCTTCATTATTCGGATTTTCCCTATTTTGAGTCACCACAGCTTCACTCTGCTTGGTTAAGAGTGGGTTTCAATTATTGTAGTGCGGGAAAGGATGCGATCGCTCTCTTTTGATAAACTGCTCCGCAAATGGCTGCTAATAGCAACCATCCCAAGGTATTCACCCGTAAATCAAATATACTTACATCTACTACATTAAATAATGTACAGGCACCAAAAGCGACTAAATAACTGAAAAGAATTAACCTATTTTGTGGAGACGAGATTAGTCTCATCTCTGCCAATAGTAGGGCAGCTTGAACCATCACCCAGCCAACTAAACCGCAGAAGAAAATGGTTGCGGGGATGCCAGTTTCAGCCGTTAGCATTAACAGCAAGCTGTGAGGATGTCCCAGCCAGACTTTCATCTGTGCCTCGTAAAGTGGCGTAAAATTCCTTAAACCCCAGCCAGTCCAGGGACGTTGCTGAGTCATCGACCAAGCAAACTGCCACTGAGTTGTCCGTAACAACGCCACGGGTCGATCTGGATACATTTGGTCGGTGAGTCGCGCCCAAAAGTAATAGGGGACAATCGTGCGAAGCCATTCGCGCACGGGTGAAGGGCCAAAAGCTGCCCAGAGGATGCTAGTAGCGATCGCCCCCACTCCGGCGATTAGCCAACGCCAACCTTGGTAGAAGGCAAAGGCAAGGCAGCTAAGAACGACAATCGCCCAAGCATTGCGGGAATTCGTCAAAATCAGTGCAACTGCATTTCCAATTACCGCTACACTCAGAAACCCAATTCGCCAGGTAAACGGAAAGGGAAAAATATATTTTGTTTTAGCTTTTGCTTCCGCCCTTTGTTCTAGCGTGGCGGTGCGTAAGCGGCGAGATTGGGGCGATCGCTTTTTGCTTTCTTCAATCCACAATCCCAGCGCCAAAATAAACACAATTTGCAGATAGGCTGCCAAAATATTGGCGTACATAAATACCGAAGCCATCCGCCCGATGGGATTCCCTTTAGGTTGCAGCGCCCAGCCTACAATACCTTCCAATAGCGCTGGGCTAGCCCAACCCATGAATATCTGCCCAAAGCCGAGAATCACCACAGGTACAGAAGGCACCACCAAAATCCAAGCTAACTGTCGCAGTTGTGCTGGTGTCTGAATGAGTTCGCTATAGGCAGCAAAAAAGATGAAAAAGGGGAGGAAATTAAACAATCCCAGCAAGGCTTCTAAAGGAAAAGGGGCGAAGCTAGCTGAAATAATTACCCAGGCGCAAAAGATAGCGAATCCGCGATTGAGAGGGCGTCGGATAATTGTGGGATATTTTTTTCTCCAGGTGCCGACTAATCCAATAAATATTCCGACAGCACCCAGAATAGGAATCAAGGGAAAAATCAGAAACCCCAGTTGAGCATAGTGCCAAGAGGCTTGCAAGCTGGGGTCAGGATGCCGACTTAAAAATGGGAAATTAAAAATTAAAAACGGGGATTTCTTCATTTTTAATTTTTAACTTTTGACTCCTAAGCAGGTTCCCAGCATTCGGCACGAGTTAGGCGAATTTGCGCTAAGGCAACGATGATAGGGATAATCCGACCGTAATTAGTCGCGATCGCTCTCCAGCCCAGATCGGCAAAAAACCACGCCCACATGGCGGGTCCCACTAATGCAAATACACTGCGGATGGCACCATAACGGGCGGCACTCATTGCCATCCCACGCTTCGCTGTTTGTAGCACCATATAATTTTGGAACTGTGCAGCAGCCGCAGCACTGCCTTGGATGACAGTTTCTTTGGCGACTTGATAGCTAGCAAAATGAATTGCAAACTGACGGGCAAGTTGTTGTAGTAACAGCGGCTGGACAATGGAACTAACGGCAAGGGCACTACCCCCCTTAACGAGTAAAGCCATCGGGTCGTGCTGTAACTGCACTGGCAGGGGTTCGGAGAGTTGAGACTTTGCTAGCGATCGCTGTACTCTGGCAGTTAACGCTTTCTGTTCGTGTCGAGGCATTTGTTTCCACGCCCGACCCATCAGATTGAGAAATACTTCTGCTTCTAAATCAGTCGTTGAAAGTTTTGCAGAATAGGGAATTTTCAGATATCGACAAACTTGGATCAAAATTTGTCGATAAGTGACTTCACCCGTGCGTCCTCGCAAAACTGTCACTCCATCCGCCGCTAAAAAGCGAAATCTCTGCTCGATCGCATCCAACCAATCTTCGTGATCTTGGCTTTGAATGTCGATCGGGTCAGGTGTCTGAACGTAATCTAAGGGGTTAAATTTGCGGCGAAATAGAATATCTGTCAGTTGCTGTAACTCTTCTTCTGTGGCTAATTCCAGCGCGGCTCTCAGCTCGTCCAACTTCAATTCCTCCCAGACCCCAGATTCGGTGCTGTCCCTTATTCTACTTCT
The sequence above is a segment of the Coleofasciculus sp. FACHB-T130 genome. Coding sequences within it:
- the lysA gene encoding diaminopimelate decarboxylase, coding for MLSTQPVGVQNSGRQYLPLTPTTRTDANHHVSVDRSPNQELLPLTSGVNSRDCLEIGGCDVTKLVQQFGSPLYILDEETLRTACRQYRDGLSRYYGGESQVLYASKAWSCLAVCAIAASEGLGIDVVSGGELYTALQAGVSPDKIYFHGNNKSREELTLAVETGCTIVVDNWLELRTLAALESGQAPKESEINPSNHPKSKIRIMLRFTPGIECHTHEYIRTGHLDSKFGFDPNQLEEVFAFISQQSTLDCIGLHAHIGSQIFERQPHHDLAGVLVEWFKKAATNGLPVKELNVGGGLGIRYTESDDPPSIDEWVKTVSDAITAACQSQQIPLPKLLCEPGRSLIGTACVTAYTVGSSKVVPDIRTYLSVDGGMSDNPRPITYQSLYRAVVANRMSAPLTETVTLAGKHCESGDILIKEASLPKTEPGDILVVMGTGAYNYSMASNYNRLSRPAAVLVGRGEANLILQRETYQDVIRQDRLPERLVVS
- the cdaA gene encoding diadenylate cyclase CdaA, with product MNLGPGQDPPGTSTLLLQSIDIVLVLILTYLVLLFIGERRTLWMVRGLIVLMLASAVSNRLGLVLLSFVLEKLVVGSAVAMAVIFQSEFRRFLEQLGRGELMQLLQPSRRAIPKADSVIDEIVDAVKELSQNRTGALIVLETTGPIDERDFSVQGVKLNAEVSKEILQTIFQTSTLLHDGAIFISGSRIVAAGVILPLSERTASRQLGTRHRAAMGITERVENCLCIVVSEETGSISLAERGGLNRPLTSSKLKELLETRFSTSSEERAVAPGLRSLGRQISDRGKALVSRLLRLPPPGSRDKK
- a CDS encoding O-antigen ligase family protein, coding for MKKSPFLIFNFPFLSRHPDPSLQASWHYAQLGFLIFPLIPILGAVGIFIGLVGTWRKKYPTIIRRPLNRGFAIFCAWVIISASFAPFPLEALLGLFNFLPFFIFFAAYSELIQTPAQLRQLAWILVVPSVPVVILGFGQIFMGWASPALLEGIVGWALQPKGNPIGRMASVFMYANILAAYLQIVFILALGLWIEESKKRSPQSRRLRTATLEQRAEAKAKTKYIFPFPFTWRIGFLSVAVIGNAVALILTNSRNAWAIVVLSCLAFAFYQGWRWLIAGVGAIATSILWAAFGPSPVREWLRTIVPYYFWARLTDQMYPDRPVALLRTTQWQFAWSMTQQRPWTGWGLRNFTPLYEAQMKVWLGHPHSLLLMLTAETGIPATIFFCGLVGWVMVQAALLLAEMRLISSPQNRLILFSYLVAFGACTLFNVVDVSIFDLRVNTLGWLLLAAICGAVYQKRAIASFPALQ
- a CDS encoding DUF3143 domain-containing protein, which encodes MTLPTADTPLYNHPLPDIEQWLKKMGCQQDRTQLHCWHIARPFWKAELSLDVEELTVRYLEAGEGGRDILRSFKYSLTRQDVEDAVFAGP
- a CDS encoding J domain-containing protein, whose amino-acid sequence is MPYQTTLATSHYALLGLHPSASPIEIRRAYRELSKHYHPDTTELPANIATAKFQQLNEAYSTLSNPQRRLAYDLKIGYSRISVIQAPPNLNSSVSQAKKAYSSSAYLDPTDRPLSPGEIFVLFIMGLTFVGCLLLAIAIGLTRGEAAFQVSRLETLQPVEQQATPHLPVHPHHLSKPVASGSRLAPLIPQNKRVDSIYLPDDR
- a CDS encoding YaaW family protein, translating into MDELRAALELATEEELQQLTDILFRRKFNPLDYVQTPDPIDIQSQDHEDWLDAIEQRFRFLAADGVTVLRGRTGEVTYRQILIQVCRYLKIPYSAKLSTTDLEAEVFLNLMGRAWKQMPRHEQKALTARVQRSLAKSQLSEPLPVQLQHDPMALLVKGGSALAVSSIVQPLLLQQLARQFAIHFASYQVAKETVIQGSAAAAAQFQNYMVLQTAKRGMAMSAARYGAIRSVFALVGPAMWAWFFADLGWRAIATNYGRIIPIIVALAQIRLTRAECWEPA
- the rimI gene encoding ribosomal protein S18-alanine N-acetyltransferase is translated as MTFLQLQPLTAEQLLAVVELDQLCFGQLWTLDGYKRELESPNSDLLVIEEFSGKEPEVIGQSTQYVGENAAPTALSPEGAPPLERSLVGIGCLWAILEEAHITILGVHPNYRGQGLGQALLYALLKKAWKRRLEWATLEVRASNRPAQSLYEKFGFQEVGRRRRYYKDTGEDALILWRSGLQAPEFPQTLSDWHSSIGDRFRYSHRQFLEADEVKG
- a CDS encoding isoprenyl transferase codes for the protein MTSKSTVLQNLPADLDRDRLPKHVAVIMDGNGRWAKRQGLPRIMGHRRGVYALKDLLRCCKDWGIPALTAYAFSTENWKRPLEEVDFLMTLFEGVLRQELREMVQENVRINFMGNLADLPRSLQVEIERSMAETQHNASIQFTVATNYGGRQEILQACRAIATQVQEGVLQPDEIDEALFSRHLYTAKVGDPDLLIRTSGEMRLSNFLLWQLAYAELYITETLWPDFDRAEFHQALCAYQQRDRRFGKV